A section of the Tenrec ecaudatus isolate mTenEca1 chromosome 10, mTenEca1.hap1, whole genome shotgun sequence genome encodes:
- the BORCS6 gene encoding BLOC-1-related complex subunit 6, which yields MESSRGRPGPETNPAALGKRQVAIFGGGPGRAPSEPSSGSRRSEKEEAENVGDASRHPGASPKTSSCPAAHGSEREVREGEPGPRGTPSATRSRRGAPGLEHDPPPSARRPDPDPPEGEPASETASCRGTPGSGGAPAEQQPEDPEDAAAGRTSRAFPSRLQDSRSLDGLSGACGGAGPAGAAEAGAGGGRRATISSALELEGTVSRHGDLTHFVANNLQLKIRLSGAAQPPPPAPSRPCPTSAPTPAIPPIDPDVLQDLERLSRELGGRVDRLLRGLGGAVQELTALSVGCIQTYRDAVDSLGEAVDMSIKGMYTLLARCEELERALRPVQGLARQIRDIRRTLEVLEALCK from the coding sequence ATGGAGTCGTCCCGGGGGCGGCCTGGGCCCGAGACGAACCCCGCGGCTCTAGGGAAGCGCCAAGTCGCCATCTTCGGCGGAGGGCCCGGCCGGGCGCCCTCGGAGCCGTCCTCAGGCTCCAGGCGGTCCGAGAAGGAAGAGGCCGAGAACGTTGGGGACGCGAGCCGCCACCCCGGGGCGTCCCCGAAGACGTCGAGCTGCCCCGCAGCCCACGGGTCCGAACGGGAGGTCCGGGAGGGCGAGCCCGGGCCCCGAGGGACGCCGTCTGCGACCAGGAGCCGCCGGGGCGCGCCAGGGCTGGAGCACGACCCGCCCCCCTCCGCCCGGCGCCCGGACCCTGACCCGCCGGAGGGTGAGCCCGCATCGGAGACGGCCAGCTGTCGAGGGACCCCGGGAAGCGGCGGGGCGCCGGCTGAGCAGCAGCCGGAGGACCCCGAAGACGCGGCAGCCGGCAGGACTAGCCGCGCTTTCCCCAGCCGCCTGCAGGACAGCCGCAGCCTGGACGGGCTGAGCGGGGCGTGCGGCGGTGCGGGGCCCGCAGGGGCTGCGGAGGCCGGCGCAGGCGGCGGGCGCCGCGCCACCATCTCCagtgccctggaactggagggcaCGGTGAGCCGCCACGGCGACCTCACCCACTTTGTGGCCAACAACCTCCAGCTCAAGATCCGTCTGAGCGGCGCCGCccaacccccgccccctgccccctcccggccctgcccaaCGTCCGCACCCACTCCGGCCATCCCGCCCATCGACCCCGACGTGCTGCAGGACCTGGAGCGGCTGAGCCGGGAGCTGGGCGGCCGCGTGGACCGTCTGCTCCGGGGGCTGGGTGGTGCGGTACAGGAGCTGACGGCGCTGAGCGTGGGTTGCATCCAGACGTACCGCGACGCCGTGGACTCTTTAGGTGAAGCCGTGGACATGAGCATCAAGGGCATGTACACCCTGCTGGCGCGCTGCGAGGAGCTGGAGCGGGCCCTGCGGCCTGTGCAGGGACTGGCTCGCCAAATCCGAGACATTCGACGCACACTGGAAGTGTTGGAGGCACTGTGCAAGTGA
- the AURKB gene encoding aurora kinase B isoform X3, which produces MSRSNVLPTAAPGQKKTAETSNGTSNLLMRSFTIDDFEIGRPLGKGKFGNVYLAREKKSQFIVALKVLFKSQIEKEGVEHQLRREIEIQAHLQHPNILRLYNYFYDRRRVYLILEYAPRGELYKELQKSRTFDEQRTATIMEELADALLYCHGKKVIHRDIKPENLLLGLRGELKIADFGWSVHAPSLRRKTMCGTLDYLPPEMIEGRTHNEKVDLWCIGVLCYELLVGNPPFESASHNETYRRIIKVDLKFPPSVPTGAQDLISKLLKHNPSERLPLVQVSAHPWVRANSRRVLPPSARQSAS; this is translated from the exons ATGAGCCGCTCCAATGTCCTGCCCACAG CTGCCCCTGGTCAGAAGAAGACGGCCGAGACTAGCAATGGGACGTCCAACCTCTTAAT GCGGTCCTTCACCATTGACGACTTTGAGATCGGCCGGCCGCTGGGCAAGGGCAAGTTTGGAAACGTGTACTTGGCCCGGGAGAAGAAAAGCCAGTTCATCGTGGCGCTCAAGGTGCTCTTCAAGTCGCAGATAGAGAAAGAGGGCGTGGAGCACCAGCTGCGCAGGGAGATTGAAATCCAGGCCCATCTGCA GCACCCCAACATCCTGCGTCTCTACAACTATTTCTATGACCGGCGGAGGGTCTACCTGATTCTGGAGTACGCCCCGCGCGGGGAGCTCTACAAGGAACTGCAGAAGAGCCGCACTTTTGACGAGCAGCGAACAGCCACG ATCATGGAGGAGCTGGCAGATGCCTTGTTATACTGCCACGGGAAGAAGGTGATCCACAGGGACATCAAGCCCGAGAACCTGCTCTTGGGGCTCCGGGGAGAGCTCAAGATTGCTGACTTCGGCTGGTCGGTGCACGCCCCCTCCTTGAG GAGGAAGACGATGTGTGGCACCCTGGACTACCTGCCCCCCGAAATGATAGAAGGGCGCACGCACAATGAGAAGGTGGACCTCTGGTGCATCGGTGTCCTTTGCTATGAGCTACTCGTGGGAAACCCGCCCTTCGAGAGCGCTTCCCACAACGAGACATACCGTCGGATCATCAAGGTGGACCTGAAGTTCCCCCCCTCTGTGCCCACCGGAGCCCAAGACCTCATCTCCAAGCTGCTCAAACATAATCCTTCAGAAAGGCTGCCCTTGGTCCAGGTCTCAGCCCACCCTTGGGTGCGAGCCAACTCTAGGAGGGTGCTGCCTCCGTCTGCTCGTCAGTCTGCCTCCTGA
- the AURKB gene encoding aurora kinase B isoform X1, translated as MGLGGRTAVSIFLLELGVGGWLPSKQLKCCIQHIPAWSLGQRRLRATPAPSQAQSGLSTLPQRVFQKDPATSSGLVLMSRSNVLPTAAPGQKKTAETSNGTSNLLMRSFTIDDFEIGRPLGKGKFGNVYLAREKKSQFIVALKVLFKSQIEKEGVEHQLRREIEIQAHLQHPNILRLYNYFYDRRRVYLILEYAPRGELYKELQKSRTFDEQRTATIMEELADALLYCHGKKVIHRDIKPENLLLGLRGELKIADFGWSVHAPSLRRKTMCGTLDYLPPEMIEGRTHNEKVDLWCIGVLCYELLVGNPPFESASHNETYRRIIKVDLKFPPSVPTGAQDLISKLLKHNPSERLPLVQVSAHPWVRANSRRVLPPSARQSAS; from the exons ATGGGGCTGGGTGGCAGAACTGCGGTGTCCATCTTTCTCTTAgaactgggggtgggtgggtggcttcCCAGCAAGCAGTTGAAATGTTGCATCCAGCACATTCCAGCCTGGTCACTGGGACAAAGGCGCCTCAGAGCTACCCCTGCCCCTTCTCAGGCTCAATCTGGCCTGAGCACCCTGCCCCAGAGAGTCTTCCAGAAGGATCCTGCTACCTCATCTGGGCTTGTCCTCATGAGCCGCTCCAATGTCCTGCCCACAG CTGCCCCTGGTCAGAAGAAGACGGCCGAGACTAGCAATGGGACGTCCAACCTCTTAAT GCGGTCCTTCACCATTGACGACTTTGAGATCGGCCGGCCGCTGGGCAAGGGCAAGTTTGGAAACGTGTACTTGGCCCGGGAGAAGAAAAGCCAGTTCATCGTGGCGCTCAAGGTGCTCTTCAAGTCGCAGATAGAGAAAGAGGGCGTGGAGCACCAGCTGCGCAGGGAGATTGAAATCCAGGCCCATCTGCA GCACCCCAACATCCTGCGTCTCTACAACTATTTCTATGACCGGCGGAGGGTCTACCTGATTCTGGAGTACGCCCCGCGCGGGGAGCTCTACAAGGAACTGCAGAAGAGCCGCACTTTTGACGAGCAGCGAACAGCCACG ATCATGGAGGAGCTGGCAGATGCCTTGTTATACTGCCACGGGAAGAAGGTGATCCACAGGGACATCAAGCCCGAGAACCTGCTCTTGGGGCTCCGGGGAGAGCTCAAGATTGCTGACTTCGGCTGGTCGGTGCACGCCCCCTCCTTGAG GAGGAAGACGATGTGTGGCACCCTGGACTACCTGCCCCCCGAAATGATAGAAGGGCGCACGCACAATGAGAAGGTGGACCTCTGGTGCATCGGTGTCCTTTGCTATGAGCTACTCGTGGGAAACCCGCCCTTCGAGAGCGCTTCCCACAACGAGACATACCGTCGGATCATCAAGGTGGACCTGAAGTTCCCCCCCTCTGTGCCCACCGGAGCCCAAGACCTCATCTCCAAGCTGCTCAAACATAATCCTTCAGAAAGGCTGCCCTTGGTCCAGGTCTCAGCCCACCCTTGGGTGCGAGCCAACTCTAGGAGGGTGCTGCCTCCGTCTGCTCGTCAGTCTGCCTCCTGA
- the AURKB gene encoding aurora kinase B isoform X2 has product MAQKENAYPWPYGRQTAQSGLSTLPQRVFQKDPATSSGLVLMSRSNVLPTAAPGQKKTAETSNGTSNLLMRSFTIDDFEIGRPLGKGKFGNVYLAREKKSQFIVALKVLFKSQIEKEGVEHQLRREIEIQAHLQHPNILRLYNYFYDRRRVYLILEYAPRGELYKELQKSRTFDEQRTATIMEELADALLYCHGKKVIHRDIKPENLLLGLRGELKIADFGWSVHAPSLRRKTMCGTLDYLPPEMIEGRTHNEKVDLWCIGVLCYELLVGNPPFESASHNETYRRIIKVDLKFPPSVPTGAQDLISKLLKHNPSERLPLVQVSAHPWVRANSRRVLPPSARQSAS; this is encoded by the exons ATGGCCCAGAAGGAGAACGCCTACCCCTGGCCCTACGGCCGGCAGACG GCTCAATCTGGCCTGAGCACCCTGCCCCAGAGAGTCTTCCAGAAGGATCCTGCTACCTCATCTGGGCTTGTCCTCATGAGCCGCTCCAATGTCCTGCCCACAG CTGCCCCTGGTCAGAAGAAGACGGCCGAGACTAGCAATGGGACGTCCAACCTCTTAAT GCGGTCCTTCACCATTGACGACTTTGAGATCGGCCGGCCGCTGGGCAAGGGCAAGTTTGGAAACGTGTACTTGGCCCGGGAGAAGAAAAGCCAGTTCATCGTGGCGCTCAAGGTGCTCTTCAAGTCGCAGATAGAGAAAGAGGGCGTGGAGCACCAGCTGCGCAGGGAGATTGAAATCCAGGCCCATCTGCA GCACCCCAACATCCTGCGTCTCTACAACTATTTCTATGACCGGCGGAGGGTCTACCTGATTCTGGAGTACGCCCCGCGCGGGGAGCTCTACAAGGAACTGCAGAAGAGCCGCACTTTTGACGAGCAGCGAACAGCCACG ATCATGGAGGAGCTGGCAGATGCCTTGTTATACTGCCACGGGAAGAAGGTGATCCACAGGGACATCAAGCCCGAGAACCTGCTCTTGGGGCTCCGGGGAGAGCTCAAGATTGCTGACTTCGGCTGGTCGGTGCACGCCCCCTCCTTGAG GAGGAAGACGATGTGTGGCACCCTGGACTACCTGCCCCCCGAAATGATAGAAGGGCGCACGCACAATGAGAAGGTGGACCTCTGGTGCATCGGTGTCCTTTGCTATGAGCTACTCGTGGGAAACCCGCCCTTCGAGAGCGCTTCCCACAACGAGACATACCGTCGGATCATCAAGGTGGACCTGAAGTTCCCCCCCTCTGTGCCCACCGGAGCCCAAGACCTCATCTCCAAGCTGCTCAAACATAATCCTTCAGAAAGGCTGCCCTTGGTCCAGGTCTCAGCCCACCCTTGGGTGCGAGCCAACTCTAGGAGGGTGCTGCCTCCGTCTGCTCGTCAGTCTGCCTCCTGA